Genomic segment of Gigantopelta aegis isolate Gae_Host chromosome 10, Gae_host_genome, whole genome shotgun sequence:
GGGCCGTGAATTCAATAACAATAAAGTGAAAGCTTATTTGAAAGGCAAAGGTATAACATTCTATGTCACTCAAAATGAAACCAAAGCTTCTTATGCCGAGCGTGTTATACGAACTTTGAAGGTGTctatgtacagatattttacTTATAAACAGACATATCACTACTTGGATATTCTGCAAGATCTAGTGAACGACTATAATCATAGACCGCATAGATCACTGAATGGACGCACATCAACCGATATCGATCAACGAAATGAAGCTATTGTTTGGAAAGAACAGTATGTGGACCCTTTAAAGAAAGTAAAACCTAGAAAGAAACTATTTAAATTCAAAGTTGGAGATCAAGTTAGAATTTCTCATTTGAGATATACCTTTCAAAGAGATTATCAAGAAAAATGGACTGAAGAAATATACTACAGAGATGGGTTTCCCATATATCAACTGAAAGATATGGCAAATGATCCTAAAACACGGTAGCTTCTACGGAAACGAGTTACAGAAAGTATATAAGGAGAAGGATAACGTTTGGCGCGTGGAAAGGGTTCTAAAGAGAAGAAAGAGGAGAGGTCAGAAAGAAGTGTTTGTCAAGTGGATGGGTTACCCTAAAAAGTTCAACAGCTGGATCCCAGAAACAGATCTCCAGCAAGTATAAATAGCAACAATTCTTAATCAATCACCAATGCTAATGTTCGAAGATAGATGTGAATATAAAAGGAGAACAAGCAACTAGTATTAATTTTTGATTTCTGACGTTGTGGAGTCAACACCTATTTGAAAGATGTATCGATGTCATATTTGCTTTAAAGAATACGTCTGGCCTCATGACCGATCTCGCCATATACGGActaaacatgacaaaataagACACACACCCTTaccaacaacagcagcagcagtatcaccaccacaaccacaagcagcagcagcagcagcagcattatcaccaccacaaacagtagtagcagtaacaccACCAACATCTTTACATTTGGATCCAGTTCAACATTTATCAGATCAAGGAGAGCCATTCCAGTTTACTATCCCATCAAATGCAGTCATCGTTGGTCCGAGTGGATGTGGCAAGACCATGTTTATGTATCATATACTACAGAAAGGACTCGTCAAGCCAACTCCTAACAATATCATATGGTGTTATACAGAATGGCAGCCACTGTACAACACTATCCGTGAGTCCATGTCCCAAGTTCAGTTTGTTAAAGGTATTCCTTATAACCTACATGACGACAACTTCTTCGACGTACGCAACAACAATGTCTTAATTCTGGATGACCATATGACCGAGGCCAAGGATGACAAACGAATATCACAGCTATTTACACGTACATCTCACCATAAGAATGTGATTAATTTCCTATTGCTACAAAACCTGTTTCCACGAGGTAAGGAGTCACGTGATATAGCTCTCAATTCTCATTACGTGACTTTGTTTAATTCTCCTGTGGACAGAAAACAGGTGAAGTTGTTTGCGAGAGGAATTTATCCCAATAATAATGGACGTTTTATGTCGGTCTATGAAGAAGCAGTTCAAAGACCTTACGGTAATCTCACTATCGACTTGCGACCATCAACACGTGAAAATGGAAGACTTCGACCTAATGTGCTTGAGATTCATACCAGAAAGGAGCTTTATCCTATAAAAGAATCATCGACTCAGCTATCATCTCAGTTGAAAGATATTACCCCACCTGTGCACATCACAGACGACGCGGTAGCAAATCCTGAAGAGCAAGTTGACATTATTGATATAGATATAAACATGCCTTCCTGCGACGAGTGTGGTATTATGTTTGAGAATAATCACGACCTGCAACGACATGTCAGAACCTGGTGTCCCGAAAACGGGGGTGAACCTTTAACCAAACGAGCTAGATTAGAAGAATCAACCGTTGAATCTAACAAAGGTGGAGTAACCAGTGAACATGATAAAGAGCGTGAGGTGAAAGGACTGGCACACATGTGGGAACATACTTTGGAACATTGTCAGAAAGATATCATGAATAAGAAAGAAGTAtatgaagaagaaagaaagtcGGAAAGGTGGATAGAGAGAAAACTAAGGAAGTGTTGGGAAGACACTTTTATTAATCGACTTTCCGTTGCAGTTCGATTGTTGAGCTACTTTAGCAAAGGGCCTTCTTTTCAAACCCGTTCTTGATAAAGTAACAGCGATGGACCCAGATACAGATCCCAAGATACTCTCTACCAAAATCAAACTCTTTATGAAGCCCATTGCAAAAGACATACTCTCACACGTGGACCTAGCAGAGGCTGACGACTTAGCCAGTGAGCAAGACGACTCCAGTGACAATGAAACAGACACtgaataaatgttgatatattGTCCATTCTCgttattataaaacatatacGGTACTGTTGGGATTTATCCCTCAATCCGCAACAAGTATCACTTGATTGCgagggaaaataaatatatattttatattatgtttatgttataATTTCCATTatgtataaacaaacacaacaacaattcatttcaacacatttattaGTTCATTAGTATGTACATATTGCAGTGAAACATAATGGGAACAAATTCATAAGTAATCTGATACATATTTACATTGATTACATATAATGTCACTCTATTTTGTTTAGAAGACCACACATTGACAATCTTATTTATTAAGTCAGTGTAACATGCGTGTAACAACAATTTAGTAgtaaattatatacataataaaaatactataaaaCGAATGAAGTGGTAAACTTAAGTTAGCTGAATTTTATAGTGTCCATGAGCCAAAGTATGAACACCATCTGCCATGATGTACCGTTTATCGTCAAAGGGACTTAAGCTAATTTTATTTCGACAGACACTGTACAGCTGATGGCCCTGACTGTAAATCTGTTGCATTTCGTGTCGAAGCTGAACGTGATCAAACAAACATTGTCTATGCATAGAGTGCCTCAGCTGTTTCTTTATGACGGTTTTACTGACTCCTTTGGCAGTCATTTTATCTTTCCCACCATAGGCAAGTGAATACATTTTAGCTCTAAGACCTACAAACTCCTCCATAACACCACCTCCTAACTCGTCCTTCATTTTCCCCAAGACTTTAGCATTGGCTTTAGAATAGATCAAATGGTTAGGGTCATAATTACTGGTGTCGAATAAGTGAGAATGCTCCAGCATGTCAGTGTAGATATCATCTGTTTCTATCTCATACAAAAGCGAATCAGTATCAGTAAAACAGAGCCGAGCTTTATCACCATACTTCTTCTGAATGAAGTTGTAGTGTAAGTCGTACATGAGTATTTTTGACATGTCTAAAATCGAAAAGCCAGCATAGAGTGGTTAGTTAAGATAGAGAGAGGTTTTCTTCAGGTGAACTGCCGCCAAGTGTGggttaaaatttttaaaagctTCAAATGTTGGTTTTGAGCATAGCTTTCTCAAGCGCTTTTTCGTATTGACCACTTCAAAGTGAACATGCTTTCTAACATTCATCATGCTTCGTCCAAAACATGAGTTATTAGCCAATTTGAAAAAGGCTTTTTCGGATTCATTTTTGGCCTCTTTTCGTTTCTCAGTATTGAAATCAATATAGGGTTTAAGCCAGGGAGATTGTATGAAATGTAGGGCTTTGTGTATTTTCTTGAGAATTAAACCCTGACTCATGTAGAATTTCAAGTTTCGGTAATGGAGTACATATTTCTGTTTGTCATTGAGATTCGGAACAAGCTTTTTGACAGGCTGTGCCTTGATGCAGAGCTTCTTCTTTAACTCTTGGGAGTGTTGAGATAGCATGTTATCTGTGACTGTCATGGATTCCGGTGCTAGAGGGTAGTCATTATGATTATCATGTAGGTCTTTAGGGTATTCAAGATCTACCTCTAAAATGTATCCAACATCCGAATTGTCAGGTATAGAACTAACATCCAGGTTTTCAAGATCCTGGGGACTTACACACTCGAAATCTCTCTCGGGTAGTGACTGAGACATGGCCCAGCCATACAGATTGTTCGCATCCCAGTAAATGAGGTGGGTGGATGGCTTGTTTGGGTTGTAATCTTTCAGGTGGGGATTATTGGCTTTAGCATACTTCTTGGTAATCACAGATATCTCTCCTCTCAAACCCTCTTCTACCATCAAGTGCATATCCAAATCGGTGAGTAGCTCCAGCTTGACGCCACCCATCTTCAGCATAGCATCCCATCCCAGTCCAGGTAAAGTGTAATAATGAGCACAGTCTAACCCATAGTATTCAAGACATAAATCCctaaaattttcaaaaacatcCGCCAAACGAATGACATCTCCTTTCATGTACAAATCGTGATAGTCCCCCATGGTTTTCAAATTAAACCTTTTCCAGACGTTCTTCGCATGCTCATAATCTCTATCTGAAATGTGACTGTCTGTCAGAATATTGTAAAATGCTTCCTTTGGTGGGAGATAAATCAGATTAAATTTCGATTCCTCATCCATATAATCATAAGGATAAACACCTTTTCTTAACAATAAATCAATCTTATCAGAACAAAATTCCTGCTTATAGATTTGTGACCAACGTTTCCAAAGATGCATTCAGAAATTGGAGAGAGTCTATGAATCTCAGATACCCCAATgagaaagaaatgtatttttccATATTGTTAGCAATGCAATCTATTTTTCCTTTGTAGGTTTTGTCCAATTGTTTTAT
This window contains:
- the LOC121383434 gene encoding uncharacterized protein LOC121383434 → MHLWKRWSQIYKQEFCSDKIDLLLRKGVYPYDYMDEESKFNLIYLPPKEAFYNILTDSHISDRDYEHAKNVWKRFNLKTMGDYHDLYMKGDVIRLADVFENFRDLCLEYYGLDCAHYYTLPGLGWDAMLKMGGVKLELLTDLDMHLMVEEGLRGEISVITKKYAKANNPHLKDYNPNKPSTHLIYWDANNLYGWAMSQSLPERDFECVSPQDLENLDVSSIPDNSDVGYILEVDLEYPKDLHDNHNDYPLAPESMTVTDNMLSQHSQELKKKLCIKAQPVKKLVPNLNDKQKYVLHYRNLKFYMSQGLILKKIHKALHFIQSPWLKPYIDFNTEKRKEAKNESEKAFFKLANNSCFGRSMMNVRKHVHFEVVNTKKRLRKLCSKPTFEAFKNFNPHLAAVHLKKTSLYLN